The Cannabis sativa cultivar Pink pepper isolate KNU-18-1 chromosome 8, ASM2916894v1, whole genome shotgun sequence genomic interval ACatccaattatttttcatttgataaaaatgaagaaaaagaaactgACTAAATATACCAGGAAGAGGCTCAACAACACTTTTGCTATGATGAAGGGTGTCTCCAATTCGTGCCTCTTTGGTCGAACGCATGCCACTCACAACATAACCCACTTGTCCAGTAAGTAGTATTCCAGTAGAAGTGAGTTCAGGATGCATGATCCCAACATCCAAAATATCATAAGATTGGCCAGTGGATACTGAAGAAATCTTGTCCCCTTTTCGTAACACGCCATCAACAACAGCAACATGGCATATTACTCCTTTGTATTCATCATAATATGAATCCAACAAAAGCATTCGTAGAGGTGAATTGTGCACCCCAGGAGGAGGTGGTATACGCTCAATGACTGCAGGAAGTATGTGCTCAAGACCAATCCCAGTTTTCGCAGATGTTAAAAGAGCATCAGCAGGGTCAAGATCAAACATGGACTTTAATTGAGCTATAACACGGTCAGGATCAGCAGTTGGCTGATCAATCTTGTTTATAACAGGTATTATAGTTAAGTTAGATTCAAAAGCAAGATAAAAGTTAGCAACAGTTTGTGCTTGAACACCCTGTGCAGCATCTACAACCAAAAGGGCTCCTTGGCAAGCTGCTAATGACCTTGAAACTTCATAGCTAAAGTCCACATGACCAGGTGTATCAATCAAATTCAACAAAAAACTTTGTTCCTCTAGCTTATTATCACTACCAACACCAAGACTAGAATGGTGGTTGTAGAACATGGTTGCCGTCTGGGCTTTCACAGTGattcctctttctctctctacctaaGACAATCATtacaagaaaatgaaaaaaatggtCTCTTGGATGAAAAGGGCTTGAAGAGCAAACTCTTTCGAACAATGCTAATTACAACTTCTTAGTAAATCTCCACGCCCGAAATCACATTCCAAAATATTTTTCACCATGTCAATATTTGTCATAGTTATCGTTCATGcagatttttgaaaaatttggaATAGTTtaagtggcgtttggtaacacttttttaatcagttttctgtttttaaaagtgaaaaagtgaaaatatttttcaaaaacatgttctataaaactgtttttactttttaattttataattagaaatcaaaattttaaaaacaaaaaaaaatcactttcaatatttttttaaacagtttttttcataatcaatcttttagattacgaccagacccggaTCAAATCTCCTTCCCGCGACCCTGGCACTGAACCCGGCTTCTGATCTGAACCCGAATCCGAtttcggacctagacccgacttaaataaaatcaaaaaataaaaataaaaataaattttacagaacacacttttgttttctgtttttaaaattgaaaaacaaaagttgttacagaacgcatttttgtttttcaaaaataaattttttaaaaacaaaaattttactttcattttgtgattaaaaaattgaaaaacaaaagtgttaccaaacagcACCTTAAAGTATTGAAAATAGAGTTATTGACATTCAAGTTTACGATGAGtgttgaaaaaaaaacttaaaatctaTTTTCGACACTATAGACtacttgaattttttcaaaaatttacagaaaTAATATTGCACCTATAATGAACTGTTATGGAaaaaacaaatttgaaaaaatattcacAGTCCTCAACCCCTTTTATGTTCATTATCTACACCTTACTATATTGCCCAAAATCATCAAGTACTTTATCATTACATACGAACTACGAACGAAAATACTGAAACAAACCCATCAAAGGTGGGATAAGTACCTGCAATTTGTCGAGGTACTGAGGTTGACCCTTGCCTCGTTTAATGGTCCCAGTGAGCTCCAAAAGCCTGTCAGCGAGCGTAGACTTGCCATGATCGATGTGGGCAATAATAGAAAAGTTCCTAACCCTTTCAAGAGGGTACTGGTTCAAATCTATCACATTTTCTGTGCTGTTTTGGCGAGAATTAGAACAAAATGTTTGACTCAATCCAACACGGTGGTGAGAATTCAATCTTCCGAGAAATGGGTTACCTCCAAATAATGAGGAATTGTGCAAAAGAGACAAGTACTTAGATGATTTCAGAGACTTTGAAGCTCTTCTGAAAGAACCCATTTGGGGTTTAACGAGCTGTGGGACAGAAGAAACTCCCAGCGGCGAGGAAGCCGAACGCAGAAGTTTGTACTTGCTTTTACCGAATCACGCTGATTTCAGCTCTTGCGAAATTACGGGCCTGGGGTGAATCTTATTGGGCCACAGGCCCAGGGTCTGAAAATGCCGGGCCCATACAAAAATCTGAAGAAATTTACACAAAACTGAGTTTTGTAGAAGGAAAATaacattatttttatactattgcaacattataaaatataacGTGAAAACAAtatcttttataaaacaacttaaaaacaacagtcaataaaaaatataaaaaagtttaaaaaaatattccataaATTTTCTTTCAGGTTGATTGTaggtattttgaaaataatctCAAAATCTTGAGTTGGAGTATCTTAAACCCAAGATGAAATCAAACTAAGTACTAGTTTCCTATAACATTTCTCAAATCAAATGTGCTAAttacaaaagaaaaatgaataattacataagacactattttttgtaaaatatttacatttttacgttcaaataattttttttttatatttttacggttttccaaaaaataacacgaaacaacataaaattaacaaaaaaacaacataaaagtaacatgaaaataacaacaaaaaaacaacaaaaaatgaacaaaatttcaacataaaagaccgtattttatgtaaataaaatcaaaaaaatcgtaaaaatatttaaaattccgtgaaaccgtatttttattattttttttgttatttttgtacatttgtgaaattaaccaaaagaaaaaagagcTACAGGCCAATTAATGGATTGTTGAACAAAATGTAAAGAAAAATTGCTAAAATTATTCAAAAGACTCCTATAATTACGAACCAACAAATCGAATTCtaaaaacatatacaaattACTCTCAATTGCTTATACACAAACATGCGTGATAGCACGTTAAATGGTAAAAGAAACGGTTTATTATTAGCGCCCTAAAACTACTAAGAGCATTCCAAGGGTAGTATTTTTAAAGAAGTTAAAAATTTacacattatttaaaaatataatattttattttatttctctttCGTATTATTTTTTGGTACTCTTACTTCTAAAAACACTCAAATATATAAcactttttaaaaatactataattgtgatttcacatattattatttaatatatttcttaattttataactataataattttttattaaaaaataatgaatagTATTATGCAAATTTTTAGAATGACATTCTCTTCCCTCTAAGGGTATAACATTTCAATGTTTTGTCACATAATATGTTCAGCTCACCAAGTATTCTTTGAAGTTTTACCATTAGAGATGCGCCAATTAATCATATCAAAGAAATCCACGTCTATATAGGACACCAAagaagtctcataattaataagtatatatatatacaaaagaaGAAAGTAATGATGATAATAATACACATATAAATTGTACTACTAAAACAAACAATTACGTGGTTGAAATAATCATGACAATATGTAGTAGTGTGTGAAGAAAGAAACCAGTACTAGTTCCGGCCAGTAGTAGTAGTGCCTACATACATAGATGCTACTCTCTCAGTCTCAGCCAAAAAGCCTGTGTGTGTCCTTGTTTTGACCGTTGGAGGCATCTTGTCTATCAATTGCTGTACAAGTACTTGAAGATAAGGTACGTACTTAGAATCCAACATAAGATAAGATCAATTCTATATATCAACTCTTAGATTCTCTCCTATAGCAAGCTGGTGTGGTGGTTAAAATAATTTCTCACCCAAgatcagtaaaaaaaaaaagttataaacaCTATGTTCGGTAGGAGAGACACAATATGGGGTGGAGGGAGAGTGACATCTTGTTTGGTACGAGAGAGATGAGTGAATATTtcccttcaaaatttaaaaatttaatctcTCCATATTTGGGAGGAGATGGTAGAAAAACACAaatcaaaatttataaaatataataaaattcaaacgaattattttataattttactaattttttttttaattcttcaaACATTACACctaacatcaaacaatcaaCTATTATTTCTATGCTTCCTACTTTCCGTCCTCTCTAAAACTTTCCAATCCATGGAAGAATTATTACACTACTCAATatggttttaatttttttctacttAAATTAACCTTTTTTAATgacatttctttttttttttccaattatttTAAGGTATTTATCATGCCATGTAtatgtaaatttaaaatttaaaattaatatttaatcttTAGATAAATTACTCACCAAAGAACTTTCATCAAGatagttttttcataaaaaaacggattttgattatataaaagtaaaatttatatacaacCTTTTAAGTATTTACCTATTCGACGACAATTGGTTAGAACAAAATTCACCAaagattttttatgaagaaactaattttttcatcaaaaactaatttttcattaagaaaaagtttttaagtatttttatgatatttttttttttatgtataatgatttatccaatatttttaaggatttttattttcatttgtatATGCCCTTCATTTTACTCACTGTTTTCCCTACCAACAGAGCCTTAAAAGTGGCAGTTGTTTGTGTGTATCTATTGCAGCCCCTATATGCACGGTGTCGGTGGCtcataaaaacaacaatcaataataatgaaaatcattATTCCTCTTTATCTTAATTGTCTTTCCACTCTATTATTTCTTTTACTTTTGGGCGTTTCATCATCAAATCATGCGAAAccctttattaaatattttcattctgttttttctattttctacaaCAAAACATCAaatgactctctctctctctttctgtgGGATAGAAAAATGAAATGATTATAAGTTGGTGAAGTTATTTGTTTTTGCtgcattataatttatatatgtttccAAGAAAATCCAATTGCTTGTAGTGACTATTTTCAagtacttaattatatatatatagagagagaaagaataaAGACTCCATCATATATATCATGTGGGTGCAATTAAAACAAAGATACATAATAATGGTAGGACATGATGATGAGCCGTCTCATTTAATTTGAAAGCTACATATTATCAtttccattattaatttctgaattatatatatatagtttttgaTAGTTAGTTGATCATAATAAATTTACATTGAAAGAATATTAACTCTCATTTTGGATCCCAACTTTTATTCCACTCTTTATATTATTACACTAAAAACAAAACTCTGATCTTTACATACTCTTCCAAAAAAACGCAAGTACGTAGCAACTTCTCCTATATATATCGTACGTTCAGAGGATTAGGTATGCAATGGTTATGGCACCCTtcatttctctctctatatatatactgtttGACACGTGGAGTATAGTGCATGTATGTTGAACCTGAAATAATCaacataaattaatttaataactgTAATAAAATATCACTAAATATAAGTACTATTGCATTaggggcggacccacattgtagcgaggggggcagtcgcccccctgaaaaaaaaatcgagaaaaaaatgtatatgtattttacttagttacaacatatatttgtattaaaagatgatatttataaacataatagtaaccttggtgtaatggttaaggtagTTGGTAAATAAGTTAGAGGTGAAAGGTTCAAATCTCActaactacactttatattttctttttaaatttatttatgcccccctcactttaaattctgggtccgccacTGATTGCATAGTAATGCTTCGTATTGGACAAACATTCCTGAGCATCAACAAAATTTACTGTGTTGCCTAATATTATATTGATATGATCCATTATAAGTAATTGgtgatttattatattatttatttaatcaaaatatatgaaactcaataataaatttacactaattaataatatattacatcaaattttcattGTGTTTGACACCTTAACAACTCTTAAGGTCTAGTCTTAATTTCCCTTTTTAACATCCCATTTCAAGCTACAATAATAACGAACGAAATGAGCTACTATTGAGTCACATTATTGTCGAGAGAAAACACTAcgatttatttatttagcatTTTATGAGCTGGaataattacttaattaaaacTTTCCTTATCTAATTTTTACGTCTATAAGTTTACCTCTACAGGCATAAAGTTGACCAAAGTCTAGTCTAGTGAATAATTCACACAATTGAATTTTTCTCAGTAACTGTAATTGACCAAATAAAACATACACTGTTCTCTAATTTGAAgtttattattactatttaaaATGTTAGTGACAGTAGAATAGAGCCAAAGGGCTGGATTGACCATGCCAGAGCAGACTAGGCCTAGCTAGTGGGGTCTACACTAACTGAGCTTGCTCGTACATGTGACACATCACATTAGCTTTACTACTTAAATGAGAAATTCATCAAAATCTTGTCCCATACCACATCaaacttcatcatcatcatctcttATAATACTTTTTcattctcttttctcttctctGCCCATGAAGAATCTTCTCTGTTGCTAAAATAAGGTACTCTCAGATCTCTAGAAACAGTGTTTGTGTGGAAATGTTTAGATTTTTTGCTTGctttttatggaaaaaatttGTGTACTTGTCTCATTTATATGTTGGAGTTCTTACTTGGATTATTTTCTGTCAAACCAGAAGAACCATTTTTTTAGCTTTCAGTTTGTGACAGgacatgatttatttgatcaaatATTAACCATGCATGCAGGGTTAAGAAAAAGAAGGAAGAACACATAATTCTTGCAATGGGAAAATCTCCAGGAAAGTGGCTCAAGAGTCTGCTTTTTGGGAAGAAATTACCATCTAAATCAAAACTTCCAAAGGAAATCTCATTTAATAGTAGTGTCAAGAAAGCAACATTATTACCAGAGAAAGAGATTTCCCCTGCATCCAAAACGGTATCGTTTAGTGACATGCCATGTTCCATCAGAAAGGGAGAGAAGCCAAATGAGTTACAAACAGAGAATAATAAGCTAAAGCAAGCTGCTACAACGGCACAATCAATTATCAGAGGCTATTtggtaataataatatacctaCCCCTTTATTCTGTATGCTCATTTATCTTTAACAAAAGTAATTTTGAAGTGCTTTTTTTCACTTTATgcttaaaaaaaaagaacataatTAGATAAAtcataacttttaaattttatatgacTCTCCCCTTTTAGTTGGTGTGTGTGGCTTTGGTATTTGTTTGTGAGTGTGTATGTGTGTGGTGTCGGTAAGAATTTAATGTGGTTTGGGGCCTTTATTTGTAGTGATGTTTTGTATATCTAGGACCACATTCTGTCTTGTCAAACATCTAAAATTGAACATAACGTAATTGGGTTTCTGATTAGTTATTTTCACTTGCTGGATTCTATTTACTGCTTTGTATAACAATAACATGATCTTTATATAAAAAGCACGGTCATTTAACTAAAGAGTgtcaatttatttatgtatgtaaatattattaaaGTACTAGTAGGGGCCTCATTATTTAgtattaaagaaaatataatttatttttttctttcattgtcTATGCGGATCTAGAAATAAGTTTCAAAACAGTTTCTAGcgattattcaaaaaaaaaaattaaaaaaaattgtgataaatTCTGATATAATATAACTATATCACACACAATCGAAAATGTCATATCACAGTCTAGTTATTGATATTTcagttatttaattaattatactgtGTATGattcgatatttaattacaata includes:
- the LOC115700675 gene encoding translation factor GUF1 homolog, mitochondrial isoform X1 — encoded protein: MGSFRRASKSLKSSKYLSLLHNSSLFGGNPFLGRLNSHHRVGLSQTFCSNSRQNSTENVIDLNQYPLERVRNFSIIAHIDHGKSTLADRLLELTGTIKRGKGQPQYLDKLQVERERGITVKAQTATMFYNHHSSLGVGSDNKLEEQSFLLNLIDTPGHVDFSYEVSRSLAACQGALLVVDAAQGVQAQTVANFYLAFESNLTIIPVINKIDQPTADPDRVIAQLKSMFDLDPADALLTSAKTGIGLEHILPAVIERIPPPPGVHNSPLRMLLLDSYYDEYKGVICHVAVVDGVLRKGDKISSVSTGQSYDILDVGIMHPELTSTGILLTGQVGYVVSGMRSTKEARIGDTLHHSKSVVEPLPGFKPVRHMVFSGLYPADGSDFEALNHAIERLTCNDASVSIAKESSTALGLGFRCGFLGLLHMDVFHQRLEQEYGAHVISTIPTVPYIFEYADGSKISVQNPAALPSNPKQRVVASWEPTVLATIIIPSEYVGPIITLCSERRGEQLEYTFIDSLRVFLKYRLPLREIVVDFYNELKSITSGYASFDYEDSEYQQSDLVKLDILLNGQPVDAMASIVHNLKAQRVGREQVEKLRKFIDRQMFEIIIQAAIGSKVVARETISAMRKNVLAKCYGGDVSRKKKLLEKQKEGKKRMKRVGSVDIPQEAFHQLLKVS